In Hwangdonia lutea, a single window of DNA contains:
- a CDS encoding YceI family protein: protein MKRILLFFPMLIVLGFTYIETVKETAVHITPESSLIIKGKTNVNKFDCEFDVQNLESSIPVLFEIEDRKMVFKETQLVLSNSCFDCGNKAMNKDFYNLLNSDEHPNIILKLKKIEGHLSKNNVVNAHIDIDIAGVVNSYNLPLKFEGEETMNVSGVLNVNICDFNLEPPKKALGLIVVDDWIQIQFQLKIREY from the coding sequence ATGAAAAGGATTTTATTATTTTTTCCAATGCTAATCGTTTTGGGGTTTACCTATATTGAAACCGTAAAAGAAACGGCGGTACATATAACTCCCGAAAGCAGTCTGATTATAAAGGGAAAAACTAATGTAAATAAATTTGATTGCGAATTTGATGTACAGAATTTAGAAAGCTCAATTCCCGTTTTATTTGAAATTGAAGACCGCAAAATGGTCTTTAAGGAAACCCAACTTGTTTTGAGTAATTCGTGTTTCGATTGTGGTAATAAAGCTATGAATAAAGACTTTTATAACTTGTTAAACTCCGATGAGCACCCCAACATCATTCTCAAATTAAAAAAAATAGAAGGCCATCTTTCAAAAAACAATGTAGTAAATGCCCATATAGATATTGACATTGCGGGCGTTGTGAATTCGTATAATTTACCCTTAAAGTTTGAGGGCGAAGAAACAATGAACGTATCCGGGGTTTTAAATGTGAATATATGTGATTTTAATTTAGAACCTCCTAAAAAAGCATTGGGACTTATTGTTGTTGATGACTGGATACAAATTCAATTTCAACTTAAAATCCGAGAATATTAA
- a CDS encoding head GIN domain-containing protein: MTTLTKIIVATLLSLTLLSCNFDINMNSGVRGNGNVQIAERGISKSFSAIKATEGLDVYLTQSDQVSLTVEADENLHELILTEVVDGVLKIHTKENIGKATAKKVMVSFKDISAITSTSGSDVYATNTISANHLKLKSTSGSDMKLDVNTSILECKSTSGSDLKLSGKTEKLIAEATSGSDIKASNLIAESSQVKATSGADISVNTVKELTAKATSGGDIKYYGNPEKVNKNKSSSGSVRKQ; this comes from the coding sequence ATGACAACACTAACAAAAATTATCGTAGCTACTTTATTAAGCTTGACCCTATTATCATGTAATTTTGATATTAACATGAACTCTGGCGTTCGTGGCAATGGCAATGTACAAATTGCAGAACGCGGCATTAGCAAATCGTTTTCAGCTATTAAAGCTACCGAAGGTTTAGATGTGTATTTAACACAAAGCGACCAAGTGAGCCTAACGGTTGAAGCCGACGAAAACTTACACGAACTTATTTTAACCGAAGTGGTTGATGGTGTTTTAAAAATTCACACCAAAGAAAACATTGGTAAAGCTACGGCCAAAAAAGTAATGGTTAGTTTTAAGGATATTTCGGCAATCACCTCAACAAGTGGTAGCGACGTATACGCAACAAATACCATTAGTGCCAACCATTTGAAATTGAAATCGACTAGTGGCAGCGATATGAAATTAGATGTAAATACATCGATTTTGGAGTGTAAATCGACCAGTGGCAGCGATTTAAAATTATCTGGTAAAACCGAAAAACTCATTGCCGAAGCAACCAGTGGCAGCGATATTAAGGCATCGAATTTAATTGCCGAATCCAGTCAGGTTAAAGCAACAAGCGGCGCAGACATTTCGGTAAACACCGTAAAAGAGCTTACTGCAAAAGCCACCAGCGGCGGTGATATAAAATATTATGGCAATCCGGAAAAAGTGAATAAAAACAAAAGCTCGTCCGGTAGTGTTAGAAAACAGTAG
- a CDS encoding PspC domain-containing protein: MNKTVNINLAGIFFHIDEDAYLKLQRYLEAIKRSFTDSQGRSEIIADIEARIAELFNERVQNDKQVIRIKEVDEVITIMGQPEDYLVDDEIFEDEPKATYSSKSAPSKKLFRDTDNSYIGGVSSGLGHYFGIDALWVRLAWVILIFGAGTGILLYILLWILVPEAKTTSEKIMMTGEPVNISNIEKKIKDGFENVTETVTDVAKNVSESVAGAAKKVDFQKQGNKIKSSSRTFFDTIGDVIMFFLKVFAKFIGVLLIFIGAVTLIALIVTLLSLGVVDVIHLPGLDLVEIVNAGNTPIWLVSLLTFFTVGIPFFFLFYLGLKILINNLKSIGNIAKFTLLGVWLISIIGLVVIGVRQATEHAFNERFVEKKELNITANDTVNLKMVGNDLYTNYTNRHGNNFKVAHNENGEKTIYSSDVSIIVKSTTDSLATISIAKSADGRNYETAIERAKNINYNYALKNNELLLNSYFTTDTKNKFSDQEIRLTLYLPEGSVLKCDKNSSSFFYYKNYHGTIVTYNDTNQYLKILEDDVECLDCPVEEKDYKIDVDIKDENSSLKINEKGLKVTMDSSSLKIDKTGVKAKDDDVKVNIDGDGISIKSKNN, translated from the coding sequence ATGAATAAAACAGTCAACATAAATTTAGCAGGTATATTTTTTCATATAGATGAGGATGCATACTTAAAACTGCAACGCTATCTTGAGGCTATAAAACGTTCATTTACAGACTCTCAAGGACGATCTGAAATTATAGCAGATATTGAAGCACGTATTGCAGAACTTTTTAACGAGCGTGTACAAAACGATAAGCAAGTAATACGCATAAAAGAGGTAGACGAAGTGATTACCATTATGGGGCAACCTGAAGATTACTTGGTAGACGACGAGATTTTTGAAGATGAGCCAAAAGCTACGTACAGCAGCAAATCGGCGCCTTCTAAAAAATTATTTAGAGATACAGACAACTCGTATATTGGCGGTGTATCGTCTGGTTTGGGCCACTACTTTGGCATTGATGCCTTATGGGTACGTTTGGCTTGGGTTATTTTAATTTTTGGAGCTGGAACGGGCATTTTGTTATACATTTTACTTTGGATTTTAGTGCCTGAAGCTAAAACAACCTCGGAAAAAATAATGATGACCGGCGAGCCTGTTAACATTAGCAACATTGAAAAAAAAATTAAAGACGGGTTTGAAAACGTTACCGAAACGGTTACCGATGTAGCCAAAAACGTTAGCGAATCGGTAGCGGGTGCTGCCAAAAAAGTGGATTTTCAGAAACAAGGAAATAAAATAAAATCATCGTCCCGAACTTTTTTTGATACCATTGGAGATGTGATTATGTTTTTCTTAAAGGTTTTTGCCAAATTTATAGGTGTTCTATTAATTTTTATAGGCGCTGTAACGCTTATTGCTTTAATTGTAACCTTGCTTTCTTTAGGTGTTGTAGATGTAATCCATTTGCCCGGTCTTGATCTTGTGGAAATTGTAAATGCCGGAAATACACCCATATGGCTCGTATCGTTATTAACCTTTTTTACCGTTGGTATTCCGTTCTTTTTCCTATTCTATTTAGGGCTTAAAATTCTAATAAACAACCTAAAGTCTATTGGCAATATTGCAAAATTCACCCTGTTGGGTGTGTGGCTCATATCTATTATCGGATTGGTTGTTATTGGTGTGAGACAAGCCACCGAACATGCTTTTAACGAACGCTTTGTTGAGAAAAAGGAGCTAAACATAACGGCAAACGATACTGTAAATTTAAAAATGGTTGGAAACGATCTTTACACCAATTACACAAACAGGCATGGTAATAATTTTAAAGTTGCCCATAATGAAAATGGCGAGAAAACCATTTATTCGTCGGATGTATCCATTATTGTTAAATCGACAACCGATTCGTTAGCCACCATAAGTATTGCTAAAAGTGCCGATGGTAGAAATTATGAAACAGCTATTGAACGCGCTAAAAACATCAATTATAATTATGCCCTTAAAAATAACGAACTGCTTTTGAATTCCTATTTTACAACCGACACGAAAAATAAATTTAGCGATCAAGAAATAAGGCTTACCTTGTATTTACCCGAAGGTTCCGTATTGAAATGCGACAAAAATTCCAGCTCGTTTTTCTATTATAAAAACTACCACGGAACTATTGTTACCTATAACGACACCAATCAATATTTAAAAATTTTAGAAGATGATGTTGAGTGTTTAGATTGCCCTGTTGAAGAAAAAGATTACAAAATAGATGTGGACATCAAAGATGAGAATTCCAGCCTCAAAATTAACGAAAAAGGCCTAAAGGTAACCATGGATAGTTCTAGCTTAAAAATTGATAAAACTGGAGTAAAAGCCAAAGACGACGATGTTAAGGTAAACATTGATGGCGATGGTATTTCTATCAAATCAAAAAACAACTAA
- a CDS encoding PadR family transcriptional regulator, whose amino-acid sequence MKIENTKAQMRKGVLEFCILSVLKDDDAYVAEILSTLKDAKLLVVEGTIYPLLTRLKNAGLLNYRWEESTSGPPRKYYGLTETGKLFLKELNTTWSELHNAVTIVTSQKTTKK is encoded by the coding sequence ATGAAGATAGAAAACACAAAAGCACAAATGCGTAAAGGGGTTTTGGAGTTCTGCATACTATCGGTCTTAAAGGACGACGATGCTTATGTAGCAGAAATTTTAAGCACCTTAAAAGATGCTAAGTTGCTTGTGGTTGAGGGCACCATTTACCCTTTGCTCACGCGACTTAAAAACGCAGGTCTTTTAAATTACAGATGGGAAGAAAGTACCTCTGGACCACCACGTAAATATTACGGATTAACCGAAACAGGGAAATTATTCTTGAAAGAATTAAACACCACCTGGAGCGAATTGCACAATGCAGTAACCATAGTAACAAGCCAAAAAACAACAAAAAAATGA
- a CDS encoding DUF4870 domain-containing protein has product MIDNHQKNIATFIHLSTFSRFIIPFGNFIGPIVLWSVNKNKSEFIDAHGKQAINFQMSILLYAIILGTLTIPFFVFKIFSGLDFIDFNGFHNFHINIGKPSPLLYIGGALGAFAIIGFILELVFIVIASLKARDGELYQYPLTINFLK; this is encoded by the coding sequence ATGATAGACAATCATCAAAAAAACATCGCCACTTTTATTCACTTATCGACCTTTAGCCGGTTTATAATTCCGTTTGGAAACTTTATTGGCCCCATTGTATTATGGAGCGTAAATAAAAACAAATCGGAATTTATAGATGCCCATGGCAAGCAAGCCATTAATTTTCAGATGAGTATTTTATTGTACGCCATTATTTTAGGAACCTTAACTATTCCGTTTTTTGTTTTTAAGATTTTTAGCGGTTTGGATTTTATAGATTTTAACGGGTTCCATAATTTTCATATCAACATTGGCAAACCATCGCCATTACTTTATATTGGCGGCGCTTTAGGTGCTTTTGCTATAATAGGTTTTATTTTAGAGCTTGTTTTTATTGTAATTGCCAGTTTAAAAGCACGCGATGGCGAACTGTACCAATACCCGTTAACCATTAATTTTTTAAAGTAA
- a CDS encoding DUF4442 domain-containing protein, protein MKLTPSKINTFNIFKLPAVFLMGVRVKSINNKACTVTVKHRWINQNPFKSLFWAVQGMAAELTTGAIVMAKIAESGKNISMLVTTNNATFTKKATGRITFVCNDGELIDKALQKTIETGEGQTIWMKSIGTNKDGVVVSTFNFEWSVKVKQ, encoded by the coding sequence ATGAAGTTAACCCCTAGTAAAATAAACACGTTCAACATTTTTAAACTGCCCGCGGTTTTTTTAATGGGTGTTCGTGTAAAATCAATAAACAACAAAGCCTGTACGGTAACGGTTAAACATAGATGGATAAATCAAAACCCATTCAAATCCTTGTTTTGGGCCGTACAAGGTATGGCTGCCGAACTTACAACCGGCGCTATTGTTATGGCAAAAATTGCAGAAAGCGGTAAAAATATTTCAATGCTGGTAACCACTAATAACGCCACATTTACCAAAAAAGCAACAGGCCGAATAACCTTTGTTTGTAACGATGGCGAATTAATAGATAAGGCATTACAAAAAACTATTGAAACAGGCGAGGGGCAAACCATTTGGATGAAATCTATTGGCACTAATAAGGATGGTGTAGTGGTGTCAACTTTCAATTTTGAGTGGAGCGTTAAGGTAAAACAGTAG
- a CDS encoding TIGR00266 family protein: MTAHEIDYRIYGEEMQYVEIELDPQEGVVAEAGSFMMMDDGIKMETIFGDGSEKDSGFLGKIFGAGKRILTGESLFMTVFYNDLVGKRNVSFASPYPGKIIPIDLTRFNGKFICQKDAFLCAAKGVSVGIEFSKKLGRGFFGGEGFIMQKLEGDGMAFVHAGGTMAMKELAVGETLRVDTGCIIGFDQTVDYDVEFVGGIKNTIFGGEGLFFAKLRGPGTVYIQSLPFSRLAGRVLASAPRGGGKDKGEGSILGGLGDLLDGDNRF; the protein is encoded by the coding sequence ATGACAGCACACGAAATTGACTACCGCATCTACGGCGAAGAAATGCAATACGTAGAAATTGAACTCGACCCACAAGAAGGCGTTGTTGCCGAAGCAGGAAGCTTTATGATGATGGACGATGGCATTAAAATGGAAACCATTTTTGGTGATGGCTCGGAAAAAGATTCTGGATTTTTAGGTAAAATTTTTGGAGCCGGAAAACGCATACTTACCGGCGAAAGTTTATTTATGACGGTCTTTTATAACGATTTGGTAGGCAAACGAAACGTCTCTTTCGCATCACCCTATCCAGGAAAAATTATACCGATTGACTTAACCCGATTTAACGGTAAATTTATTTGCCAAAAAGATGCTTTTTTATGTGCCGCAAAAGGGGTGAGTGTCGGTATTGAATTTTCTAAAAAACTAGGTCGTGGTTTCTTTGGTGGCGAAGGTTTCATTATGCAAAAACTAGAAGGCGATGGTATGGCATTTGTGCACGCTGGAGGCACCATGGCCATGAAAGAGTTGGCCGTGGGCGAAACATTACGTGTTGATACCGGCTGTATTATAGGTTTCGACCAAACGGTGGACTATGATGTTGAGTTTGTGGGAGGTATAAAAAATACCATATTTGGTGGCGAAGGTTTGTTTTTTGCAAAGCTTCGAGGTCCGGGAACGGTTTATATTCAATCCTTACCGTTTAGTCGTTTGGCAGGTCGTGTTTTGGCATCGGCACCAAGGGGTGGCGGCAAAGATAAAGGTGAAGGTAGTATACTCGGAGGCTTGGGAGATTTGTTGGATGGAGATAATAGATTTTAA
- a CDS encoding LysR substrate-binding domain-containing protein, whose product MTITQLYYVLAVAENQNFTKAAEKCFVTQPTLSMQIQKLEEQLEVQIFDRSKKPIELTEIGKKIVNQARNIVNESYRIQDIVDQQKGFIGGEFKLGIIPTIMPTLLPMFLKAFIKKHPKVKLKIEELTTEEIIERITEGHLDAAIAATPLENETIKERVLYFEPFVSYIPKGHRLHSNKKIKISDLDISDMLLLEDGHCFRDGVINLCKAFKNQTNDQFQLESGSIETLIKLSNEGLGMTLLPYLHTLDIKEDEKENLHHFNEPTPAREVSLIYHKNELKIQIVEALQDTISGIVRGAIAFQNVEIISPLSSNK is encoded by the coding sequence ATGACGATTACACAATTATATTACGTTTTAGCCGTGGCCGAGAACCAAAATTTCACCAAAGCTGCCGAAAAATGTTTTGTTACCCAACCCACATTGAGCATGCAAATTCAAAAGCTTGAAGAACAGCTTGAGGTACAAATATTCGACAGAAGCAAAAAGCCCATAGAACTTACCGAAATTGGTAAAAAAATTGTGAATCAGGCGAGAAATATCGTTAACGAATCGTATCGAATTCAAGATATCGTAGATCAGCAAAAAGGCTTTATTGGCGGTGAGTTTAAGCTGGGAATCATTCCAACCATTATGCCTACGTTGTTACCCATGTTTTTAAAAGCTTTTATAAAAAAACATCCCAAAGTAAAACTTAAAATAGAAGAATTAACAACCGAAGAAATTATCGAACGCATCACCGAGGGGCATTTGGATGCCGCCATTGCTGCAACGCCTCTTGAAAACGAAACCATAAAAGAACGTGTATTGTATTTTGAACCTTTTGTGAGTTACATTCCAAAAGGCCACCGTTTGCATTCCAATAAAAAAATTAAGATATCCGATTTAGATATAAGCGATATGTTACTTCTTGAAGATGGACACTGTTTTAGGGATGGTGTAATTAATCTTTGCAAGGCGTTTAAAAATCAAACCAACGACCAATTTCAATTGGAAAGTGGCAGTATTGAAACGCTTATAAAATTATCAAACGAAGGTTTGGGCATGACGCTTTTACCCTATTTACATACTTTGGATATCAAAGAAGATGAAAAAGAAAACCTGCATCATTTTAACGAGCCCACACCTGCGCGGGAAGTGAGTTTAATATACCACAAAAACGAATTGAAAATACAGATTGTTGAAGCTTTACAAGACACTATTTCAGGTATTGTTCGGGGAGCTATTGCTTTTCAGAATGTAGAAATTATTAGTCCGCTGTCTTCAAACAAATAA
- a CDS encoding DUF2141 domain-containing protein, which translates to MKALSLIITLLLSVTLAQAQENPKGKTITVTIENIKNNKGNVLLALHTENTFMKGKGIKNAQSKIVDGKITVTFKNVESGTYAVMALHDENENDQMDFEDNGMPKESYGISNNPASYGPPQFASAKFELKSEDLDINIMF; encoded by the coding sequence ATGAAGGCATTATCACTCATTATTACTTTACTGTTAAGTGTTACTTTAGCACAAGCTCAAGAAAACCCAAAAGGAAAAACCATTACCGTTACCATTGAAAATATTAAAAACAATAAAGGTAATGTGCTATTAGCGTTGCACACAGAAAACACGTTTATGAAAGGCAAAGGCATTAAAAACGCACAAAGCAAAATTGTAGACGGAAAAATAACCGTAACCTTTAAGAATGTTGAATCTGGCACCTATGCTGTAATGGCGCTGCACGATGAAAACGAAAACGACCAAATGGATTTTGAAGACAACGGCATGCCAAAAGAATCGTATGGAATATCCAACAACCCCGCAAGTTATGGGCCACCACAGTTCGCATCGGCAAAATTTGAATTAAAATCGGAAGATTTAGATATAAATATTATGTTTTAG
- a CDS encoding DUF58 domain-containing protein, with product MKFFKPFYIQPRFFYTGIGIVVLFGLSYFVPLLFNIAQLSILVLILLFVLDVLIVFIGKNKIEARRILPDKFSNGDKNAIHLNINNNYPFTIHLEIIDEIPEQFQVRDFKIIDAVAPRKAKSISYPLKPTERGEYHFGNLNVYASSILKLVAKRFTFNNGAMVPTYPSFKQLKKFELLNINQNALEYGLKKVRRLGHTMEFEQIKDYVLGDDLRTINWKATAKRNQLMVNQFQDEKSQPIYSVIDKGRIMKMPFNGLSLLDYAINATLVISNVVLKKHDKAGMLSFSKKIENIVVAQRRSSQMQLILESLYNVKTDFHESDFSRLYGNIKRHITQRSLILMYTNFETLDGLNRQLPYLKAIAKSHLLVVIFFKNTELNSLITQKAETVQQIYDKVIAEKFDFEKRLIVNELKKYGIYSILTTPENLTIDTINKYLEIKSRGLL from the coding sequence TTGAAATTCTTTAAACCATTCTACATACAACCCCGATTTTTTTACACAGGCATTGGCATTGTGGTATTGTTTGGTTTAAGTTATTTTGTGCCGCTATTATTTAACATCGCACAGCTCTCTATTCTAGTGCTTATTTTGCTTTTTGTTTTAGATGTTCTAATTGTTTTTATTGGGAAAAACAAAATTGAAGCACGCCGGATTTTACCCGATAAATTTTCAAACGGCGATAAAAATGCCATCCATTTAAACATCAACAACAACTACCCGTTTACCATTCACTTGGAAATTATTGACGAAATACCCGAGCAATTTCAGGTGCGGGATTTTAAGATTATAGACGCGGTTGCCCCAAGAAAAGCCAAATCAATTTCGTATCCTTTAAAACCAACGGAGCGTGGTGAGTATCATTTTGGCAACTTAAATGTTTATGCCTCTTCCATTTTAAAATTAGTAGCAAAACGCTTCACTTTTAATAATGGTGCGATGGTACCAACCTATCCAAGTTTTAAACAATTAAAAAAGTTTGAGCTTTTAAATATCAACCAAAATGCGCTTGAATACGGTCTTAAAAAAGTCCGCAGACTTGGGCACACCATGGAATTCGAACAGATTAAAGACTATGTTTTGGGCGACGATTTGCGCACCATCAATTGGAAAGCCACAGCAAAACGCAACCAATTAATGGTCAATCAATTTCAAGACGAAAAATCGCAACCCATCTATTCCGTTATCGATAAAGGCCGCATAATGAAAATGCCGTTTAACGGCTTAAGCCTTTTGGATTACGCCATAAATGCGACACTTGTTATCAGCAATGTGGTTTTAAAAAAGCACGATAAAGCGGGTATGTTGTCGTTCTCAAAAAAGATTGAAAACATTGTGGTTGCCCAACGAAGAAGCTCACAAATGCAGCTTATTTTAGAATCACTTTACAACGTAAAAACAGATTTTCACGAAAGCGATTTTAGCAGACTTTACGGCAATATTAAAAGGCACATTACCCAACGAAGCCTCATTTTAATGTACACGAATTTTGAAACTTTAGACGGACTAAATCGCCAACTACCCTATTTAAAAGCCATTGCCAAAAGCCATTTATTGGTGGTTATTTTCTTTAAAAATACCGAGTTGAACAGTTTAATCACCCAAAAAGCCGAAACCGTACAACAAATTTACGATAAGGTGATTGCAGAGAAATTCGATTTCGAAAAACGTTTAATCGTTAACGAACTCAAAAAATACGGCATCTATTCCATATTAACCACACCCGAAAACCTTACCATCGATACCATCAACAAGTATTTGGAAATTAAATCACGAGGGTTGCTTTAG
- a CDS encoding DUF805 domain-containing protein, producing the protein MFKNILSSDGRIRRTEYCLTYLGYILIINGTAFLSGYYSFEYADYLEIAIIIPLFYILIVQGAKRCHDRGNSGWYQLIPFYQLWMFFADGNFGPNEYGNNPKGKGNHDEINEIGKQIENE; encoded by the coding sequence ATGTTTAAAAATATATTGTCATCAGATGGAAGAATTAGAAGAACTGAATATTGTCTTACATATTTGGGTTATATCTTAATTATTAATGGTACTGCTTTTCTAAGCGGATATTATAGTTTTGAGTATGCTGATTATTTAGAAATAGCTATTATAATACCTTTGTTTTACATTTTAATAGTTCAAGGTGCTAAACGCTGTCATGACAGAGGTAATAGTGGTTGGTACCAACTTATTCCTTTTTATCAACTTTGGATGTTTTTTGCAGATGGAAATTTTGGACCAAATGAATATGGAAATAACCCAAAGGGAAAAGGTAATCATGATGAAATAAATGAAATAGGAAAACAGATTGAAAATGAATAG
- a CDS encoding AAA family ATPase, with translation MPKPENAVSSIDDSALENTNDLQFKNRLDLTELQQSVEKIRQEVGKVIVGQKDMVDMLIASLLAKGHSLIEGVPGVAKTITAKLLAKSFSVGFSRIQFTPDLMPSDILGTSVFNLKDSEFEFKKGPIFSNMILIDEINRAPAKTQAALFEVMEEQQITIDGNKYKLNAPFMVLATQNPIEQEGTYRLPEAQLDRFLFKIDVDYPNLDEEIEILSREHQLRDTEKTDTISSFLTAKQITEYQQVVTQILVEAHLLKYIAELIVATRNNRFLYLGASPRASIAILKSSKAFAAMSGRDFVTPEDIKRAAIPVLHHRVIVTPEREMEGVSSKQIIKQIIETVEVPR, from the coding sequence ATGCCCAAACCTGAAAACGCGGTATCATCAATAGACGATAGTGCTTTGGAAAACACCAACGATTTACAGTTTAAAAACCGATTGGATTTAACCGAACTTCAACAAAGTGTTGAAAAAATAAGACAAGAAGTTGGCAAAGTTATCGTGGGGCAAAAAGATATGGTAGACATGTTAATTGCGTCGCTTTTGGCCAAAGGGCATTCGCTTATCGAGGGCGTTCCCGGAGTCGCCAAAACCATTACGGCTAAACTGTTGGCAAAATCGTTTAGTGTTGGTTTTAGCCGCATTCAATTCACACCCGATTTAATGCCCAGTGATATTTTGGGTACATCGGTTTTTAATTTAAAAGACTCTGAATTCGAATTTAAGAAAGGTCCTATTTTTTCAAATATGATATTAATTGACGAAATTAATAGAGCACCGGCCAAAACCCAAGCGGCCTTGTTTGAGGTGATGGAAGAGCAACAAATAACCATTGACGGTAACAAGTACAAATTAAACGCACCTTTTATGGTTCTGGCTACCCAAAACCCTATAGAACAAGAGGGCACGTACCGTTTGCCCGAAGCGCAATTAGACCGTTTTTTGTTTAAAATTGATGTGGATTACCCGAATTTAGATGAAGAAATTGAAATCCTTTCCAGAGAACACCAATTACGAGACACCGAGAAAACCGATACTATTTCTTCGTTTTTAACAGCCAAACAAATTACGGAATATCAACAAGTGGTTACCCAAATTTTGGTTGAAGCACATTTGTTAAAATACATCGCGGAACTAATTGTGGCCACGCGTAACAATCGCTTTTTGTATTTGGGCGCATCGCCACGGGCATCCATTGCCATATTAAAATCCAGTAAAGCATTTGCCGCCATGAGCGGTCGCGATTTTGTAACGCCAGAAGATATTAAACGTGCCGCAATTCCTGTGTTGCACCACCGCGTTATTGTAACACCCGAACGCGAAATGGAAGGGGTATCGAGCAAACAAATCATCAAACAAATTATTGAAACGGTTGAAGTACCGAGGTAA
- a CDS encoding DUF4350 domain-containing protein, whose amino-acid sequence MKKIIPILFIIAALIITAAIAFGIKSTKTVDWEESFNEKSNKPYGVSIFYKELPTLFKNHKVRTVYHQPASYLLAHSEDSFGEHIAEGSFVIIGNSDYLEDDSVDELLHFADSGNTLFISDYYFAQKIHDTLNISVEYIENTKDSISYQSLKYLDIKNIAIDRNEGDNYFSKFDTVNHTVLGHSKIDYKHVNFIHVPFGEGNIYLHLEPKAFTNYNLLKEDRYKYAEGIISYLPENDVYFDSYTKIQTGYDGNVEKESNLSWFLEQLSFKWAWYTALIFGILFMIFNAKRRQRIIKIIKPLQNTSVAFVKTISNLYFETQDHKNLIDKKITYFLERVRTDFNMDTSVLNDDFIVKLASKTGKKKEDVKKLIDYINWLRTKNEFFEDNLIQLNKLIEAFYLK is encoded by the coding sequence ATGAAAAAAATAATCCCCATACTTTTCATTATCGCCGCTTTAATAATTACGGCCGCTATTGCTTTTGGCATCAAATCGACCAAAACGGTGGATTGGGAAGAGTCATTCAACGAAAAAAGCAACAAACCCTACGGTGTTAGCATATTTTATAAAGAATTACCGACACTTTTTAAAAACCATAAAGTTAGAACGGTTTACCACCAACCGGCGAGTTATTTACTGGCTCACTCCGAGGATAGTTTTGGCGAGCATATTGCTGAAGGTAGCTTTGTTATCATTGGCAATTCCGATTATTTGGAAGACGATTCCGTTGATGAATTATTGCATTTTGCAGATTCAGGAAACACCCTTTTTATATCAGATTATTATTTTGCCCAAAAAATTCACGATACCTTAAATATTAGTGTCGAATATATTGAGAATACAAAAGACAGTATTTCGTATCAATCTTTAAAATACCTAGACATAAAAAATATTGCTATCGACAGAAACGAGGGCGACAATTATTTTTCAAAATTCGACACTGTAAATCACACCGTTTTAGGACATTCTAAAATTGATTACAAACACGTAAATTTTATACACGTCCCTTTTGGGGAAGGCAATATATATCTGCATTTAGAGCCCAAAGCATTCACCAATTACAATCTTTTAAAAGAAGACCGGTATAAATACGCTGAAGGCATCATTTCCTATTTACCCGAAAACGATGTGTATTTTGACTCGTACACCAAAATACAAACAGGATACGATGGCAATGTGGAAAAAGAATCGAATCTCAGTTGGTTTTTAGAGCAATTGTCCTTTAAATGGGCGTGGTACACTGCTTTAATTTTCGGTATTTTATTTATGATTTTTAATGCGAAACGGAGGCAGCGCATCATTAAAATCATTAAACCTTTACAAAATACATCCGTCGCTTTTGTTAAAACGATTTCTAATTTATACTTTGAAACCCAAGATCATAAAAACTTAATTGATAAAAAAATAACGTATTTTTTGGAGCGCGTCCGTACCGATTTTAATATGGACACTTCTGTTTTAAATGATGATTTTATAGTAAAACTAGCCTCGAAAACAGGAAAGAAAAAAGAAGACGTTAAAAAACTAATCGATTACATTAATTGGTTGCGCACAAAAAATGAGTTTTTTGAAGACAACTTAATACAACTCAACAAGCTCATCGAAGCTTTTTATTTAAAATAA